A genome region from Musa acuminata AAA Group cultivar baxijiao chromosome BXJ3-5, Cavendish_Baxijiao_AAA, whole genome shotgun sequence includes the following:
- the LOC103985335 gene encoding 23 kDa jasmonate-induced protein-like, protein MRIGNGQWGAYLHVKRSGTPDGSNAAVVYRGKNDGGDDTDSLLFWDNPWNKASYSNQAYAEINQAGYYDNIDWGVIAGKGSNAGPQYRAAWKGCVSTVVIESGTTAKFEATLTFE, encoded by the exons ATGCGGATTGGTAATGGCCAGTGGGGTGCGTACCTCCACGTCAAACGATCTGGTACACCTGATGGCTCCAATGCAGCTGTTGTGTATCGCGGCAAGAACGATGGTGGAGACGACACTGACTCGCTGCTCTTCTGGGACAACCCCTGGAATAAGGCATCTTACAGCAACCAG GCCTACGCTGAGATCAATCAAGCTGGCTACTACGATAACATCGATTGGGGAGTCATCGCTGGTAAAGGCTCCAACGCCGGCCCCCAGTATCGCGCGGCTTGGAAAGGATGTGTGTCAACCGTCGTGATCGAAAGTGGCACCACTGCCAAATTCGAAGCCACACTTACGTTCGAATAG